Proteins encoded by one window of Leopardus geoffroyi isolate Oge1 chromosome X, O.geoffroyi_Oge1_pat1.0, whole genome shotgun sequence:
- the ASB9 gene encoding ankyrin repeat and SOCS box protein 9 isoform X3: MDGKPWGRSSKSLRPEDNPDTSFFSNPWMGDIVSDWSPMHEAALRGRLLSLRSLINQGWPVNLITVDGVSPLHEACLGGHVSCANILLKHGAQVNCVTADWHTPLFNTCISGSLDCMCLLLRHGASPHPVSDLASPIHEAAKRGHADCVEILAAYGGNLNLNIRHLGTPLYLACRKQQVACVRKLLESGASVNEGQGLDSPLHAAARASNGELAILLMDFGANPQARNADGKCPLELVPPESPVTQIFLEREGASPLPEPRP; the protein is encoded by the exons ATGGACGGCAAGCCATGGGGCAGGAGCAGTAAGTCCTTGAGACCAGAAGACAATCCTGACACCAGTTTCTTTTCAAACCCATGGATGGGGG ATATTGTGTCTGATTGGTCTCCTATGCACGAAGCTGCTCTCCGAGGGCGTCTGTTGTCTCTGAGAAGCCTCATCAACCAG GGGTGGCCTGTGAACCTCATCACAGTAGATGGTGTGTCCCCACTCCATGAAGCCTGCCTTGGAGGTCACGTCTCTTGtgcaaacattttattaaagcatggagcTCAG GTGAATTGTGTCACTGCCGACTGGCACACTCCTTTGTTCAATACCTGTATCAGCGGCAGCCTGGATTGCATGTGTTTGCTTCTTCGTCACGGTGCCAGCCCCCACCCGGTGAGCGACCTGGCATCTCCCATCCATGAAGCTGCTAAGAGAG GCCACGCGGACTGCGTCGAGATCCTGGCAGCTTACGGAGGCAACCTCAACCTCAACATCAGGCACCTGGGCACCCCTCTATATCTGGCGTGCAGGAAACAGCAGGTGGCCTGTGTCAGGAAGCTTCTGGAGTCAg GAGCAAGTGTGAACGAAGGCCAAGGTCTGGACTCCCCTCTTCACGCAGCGGCCAGGGCATCCAATGGGGAGCTGGCCATCCTGCTCATGGATTTTGGAGCGAACCCCCAGGCCAGGAACGCTGATGGCAAATGTCCCTTGGAGTTGGTGCCTCCAGAGAGCCCTGTGACTCAGATCTTCTTGGAGCGTGAAGGTGCTTCCCCCTTGCCCGAGCCTAGGCCCTAA
- the ASB9 gene encoding ankyrin repeat and SOCS box protein 9 isoform X2 encodes MDGKPWGRSNIVSDWSPMHEAALRGRLLSLRSLINQGWPVNLITVDGVSPLHEACLGGHVSCANILLKHGAQVNCVTADWHTPLFNTCISGSLDCMCLLLRHGASPHPVSDLASPIHEAAKRGHADCVEILAAYGGNLNLNIRHLGTPLYLACRKQQVACVRKLLESGASVNEGQGLDSPLHAAARASNGELAILLMDFGANPQARNADGKCPLELVPPESPVTQIFLEREGPPSLLQLCRLQIRKCFGIQQYHKINELFLPEALKRFLLHM; translated from the exons ATGGACGGCAAGCCATGGGGCAGGAGCA ATATTGTGTCTGATTGGTCTCCTATGCACGAAGCTGCTCTCCGAGGGCGTCTGTTGTCTCTGAGAAGCCTCATCAACCAG GGGTGGCCTGTGAACCTCATCACAGTAGATGGTGTGTCCCCACTCCATGAAGCCTGCCTTGGAGGTCACGTCTCTTGtgcaaacattttattaaagcatggagcTCAG GTGAATTGTGTCACTGCCGACTGGCACACTCCTTTGTTCAATACCTGTATCAGCGGCAGCCTGGATTGCATGTGTTTGCTTCTTCGTCACGGTGCCAGCCCCCACCCGGTGAGCGACCTGGCATCTCCCATCCATGAAGCTGCTAAGAGAG GCCACGCGGACTGCGTCGAGATCCTGGCAGCTTACGGAGGCAACCTCAACCTCAACATCAGGCACCTGGGCACCCCTCTATATCTGGCGTGCAGGAAACAGCAGGTGGCCTGTGTCAGGAAGCTTCTGGAGTCAg GAGCAAGTGTGAACGAAGGCCAAGGTCTGGACTCCCCTCTTCACGCAGCGGCCAGGGCATCCAATGGGGAGCTGGCCATCCTGCTCATGGATTTTGGAGCGAACCCCCAGGCCAGGAACGCTGATGGCAAATGTCCCTTGGAGTTGGTGCCTCCAGAGAGCCCTGTGACTCAGATCTTCTTGGAGCGTGAAG GGCCTCCTTCTCTGCTGCAACTGTGCCGCCTTCAAATCCGGAAGTGCTTCGGAATCCAGCAGTATCATAAGATCAACGAGCTCTTTCTCCCAGAGGCGCTGAAGCGTTTTCTCCTACACATGTAA
- the ASB9 gene encoding ankyrin repeat and SOCS box protein 9 isoform X1 — protein sequence MDGKPWGRSSKSLRPEDNPDTSFFSNPWMGDIVSDWSPMHEAALRGRLLSLRSLINQGWPVNLITVDGVSPLHEACLGGHVSCANILLKHGAQVNCVTADWHTPLFNTCISGSLDCMCLLLRHGASPHPVSDLASPIHEAAKRGHADCVEILAAYGGNLNLNIRHLGTPLYLACRKQQVACVRKLLESGASVNEGQGLDSPLHAAARASNGELAILLMDFGANPQARNADGKCPLELVPPESPVTQIFLEREGPPSLLQLCRLQIRKCFGIQQYHKINELFLPEALKRFLLHM from the exons ATGGACGGCAAGCCATGGGGCAGGAGCAGTAAGTCCTTGAGACCAGAAGACAATCCTGACACCAGTTTCTTTTCAAACCCATGGATGGGGG ATATTGTGTCTGATTGGTCTCCTATGCACGAAGCTGCTCTCCGAGGGCGTCTGTTGTCTCTGAGAAGCCTCATCAACCAG GGGTGGCCTGTGAACCTCATCACAGTAGATGGTGTGTCCCCACTCCATGAAGCCTGCCTTGGAGGTCACGTCTCTTGtgcaaacattttattaaagcatggagcTCAG GTGAATTGTGTCACTGCCGACTGGCACACTCCTTTGTTCAATACCTGTATCAGCGGCAGCCTGGATTGCATGTGTTTGCTTCTTCGTCACGGTGCCAGCCCCCACCCGGTGAGCGACCTGGCATCTCCCATCCATGAAGCTGCTAAGAGAG GCCACGCGGACTGCGTCGAGATCCTGGCAGCTTACGGAGGCAACCTCAACCTCAACATCAGGCACCTGGGCACCCCTCTATATCTGGCGTGCAGGAAACAGCAGGTGGCCTGTGTCAGGAAGCTTCTGGAGTCAg GAGCAAGTGTGAACGAAGGCCAAGGTCTGGACTCCCCTCTTCACGCAGCGGCCAGGGCATCCAATGGGGAGCTGGCCATCCTGCTCATGGATTTTGGAGCGAACCCCCAGGCCAGGAACGCTGATGGCAAATGTCCCTTGGAGTTGGTGCCTCCAGAGAGCCCTGTGACTCAGATCTTCTTGGAGCGTGAAG GGCCTCCTTCTCTGCTGCAACTGTGCCGCCTTCAAATCCGGAAGTGCTTCGGAATCCAGCAGTATCATAAGATCAACGAGCTCTTTCTCCCAGAGGCGCTGAAGCGTTTTCTCCTACACATGTAA
- the ASB9 gene encoding ankyrin repeat and SOCS box protein 9 isoform X4: MHEAALRGRLLSLRSLINQGWPVNLITVDGVSPLHEACLGGHVSCANILLKHGAQVNCVTADWHTPLFNTCISGSLDCMCLLLRHGASPHPVSDLASPIHEAAKRGHADCVEILAAYGGNLNLNIRHLGTPLYLACRKQQVACVRKLLESGASVNEGQGLDSPLHAAARASNGELAILLMDFGANPQARNADGKCPLELVPPESPVTQIFLEREGPPSLLQLCRLQIRKCFGIQQYHKINELFLPEALKRFLLHM, encoded by the exons ATGCACGAAGCTGCTCTCCGAGGGCGTCTGTTGTCTCTGAGAAGCCTCATCAACCAG GGGTGGCCTGTGAACCTCATCACAGTAGATGGTGTGTCCCCACTCCATGAAGCCTGCCTTGGAGGTCACGTCTCTTGtgcaaacattttattaaagcatggagcTCAG GTGAATTGTGTCACTGCCGACTGGCACACTCCTTTGTTCAATACCTGTATCAGCGGCAGCCTGGATTGCATGTGTTTGCTTCTTCGTCACGGTGCCAGCCCCCACCCGGTGAGCGACCTGGCATCTCCCATCCATGAAGCTGCTAAGAGAG GCCACGCGGACTGCGTCGAGATCCTGGCAGCTTACGGAGGCAACCTCAACCTCAACATCAGGCACCTGGGCACCCCTCTATATCTGGCGTGCAGGAAACAGCAGGTGGCCTGTGTCAGGAAGCTTCTGGAGTCAg GAGCAAGTGTGAACGAAGGCCAAGGTCTGGACTCCCCTCTTCACGCAGCGGCCAGGGCATCCAATGGGGAGCTGGCCATCCTGCTCATGGATTTTGGAGCGAACCCCCAGGCCAGGAACGCTGATGGCAAATGTCCCTTGGAGTTGGTGCCTCCAGAGAGCCCTGTGACTCAGATCTTCTTGGAGCGTGAAG GGCCTCCTTCTCTGCTGCAACTGTGCCGCCTTCAAATCCGGAAGTGCTTCGGAATCCAGCAGTATCATAAGATCAACGAGCTCTTTCTCCCAGAGGCGCTGAAGCGTTTTCTCCTACACATGTAA